From Solidesulfovibrio carbinoliphilus subsp. oakridgensis, the proteins below share one genomic window:
- the bioA gene encoding adenosylmethionine--8-amino-7-oxononanoate transaminase produces MSQRSGREAMRIWHPCTQMKDHETYPPVFMERGQGIYLFDRQGKAYIDAISSWWVNLFGHANPRIARAVTDQLSRLEHVIFAGCTHAPAEELAERLLAVALPGLTKIFFADNGSCAVEAALKMSHAFWRNHGRPEKCRFLYLANGYHGETAGALGVCGDRLYAAPFVPLFVPQIEVAGPDCQRCPHGQARETCDAACFASMQAAIDTHKDVLAGVIVEPLVQCAGNFRMYPPVYLAKLRRATLEAGIHCIADEIAVGFGRTGTMFACEQAGVSPDFMCLSKGITSGTLPLSCVLTTDAVFDAFYHDYADDKAFLHSHSYTGNPLACAAAVETLRIFEDDDVINANRPKIAHLQAAVRERFAGYKHVADIRSTGWITAVELYADPERGTPFDWRDRTGFRIFQEAVKRGAWLRNLGDTLYFMPPYVITTDEIDKLTDIALEATKAVLG; encoded by the coding sequence ATGTCGCAGCGTTCCGGAAGGGAGGCCATGCGTATCTGGCATCCCTGCACCCAGATGAAGGACCACGAAACGTATCCTCCCGTCTTTATGGAGCGCGGTCAAGGGATTTACCTCTTCGACCGCCAGGGCAAGGCCTACATCGACGCCATTTCCTCGTGGTGGGTGAACCTTTTCGGCCACGCCAATCCCCGCATCGCCCGGGCCGTGACCGACCAGCTTTCGCGCCTGGAACACGTTATTTTCGCCGGCTGCACCCACGCCCCGGCCGAGGAACTGGCCGAGCGGCTGCTGGCCGTGGCCCTGCCGGGGCTGACGAAAATATTTTTCGCGGACAACGGCTCCTGCGCCGTGGAAGCAGCCCTCAAAATGAGCCACGCCTTCTGGCGCAACCACGGCCGGCCGGAAAAATGCCGCTTCCTCTACCTGGCCAACGGCTACCACGGCGAGACGGCCGGGGCCCTGGGCGTGTGCGGCGACAGGCTCTACGCCGCGCCCTTTGTGCCCCTTTTCGTGCCCCAGATCGAGGTTGCGGGGCCGGACTGCCAGCGCTGCCCCCACGGCCAGGCCCGGGAGACTTGCGACGCGGCCTGCTTCGCGTCCATGCAGGCGGCCATCGACACCCACAAGGATGTCCTCGCCGGGGTCATTGTCGAGCCGCTGGTCCAGTGCGCCGGCAACTTCCGCATGTACCCGCCAGTGTATCTGGCCAAGCTGCGCCGGGCCACCCTTGAGGCCGGCATCCACTGCATCGCCGACGAGATCGCGGTCGGGTTCGGCCGCACGGGCACCATGTTCGCCTGCGAACAGGCCGGCGTGTCCCCGGATTTCATGTGCCTGTCCAAGGGAATCACCAGCGGCACCTTGCCGCTTTCCTGCGTGCTGACCACGGACGCGGTCTTCGACGCCTTTTACCACGACTACGCCGACGACAAGGCTTTTCTCCACTCCCACAGCTACACCGGAAATCCGCTGGCCTGTGCCGCGGCCGTGGAGACGTTGCGCATTTTCGAGGACGACGACGTCATAAACGCCAACCGGCCGAAGATCGCCCACCTGCAAGCCGCCGTGCGGGAACGGTTCGCCGGCTACAAGCACGTGGCGGACATCCGCTCCACGGGCTGGATCACGGCCGTGGAGCTTTACGCCGACCCGGAGCGGGGGACGCCTTTCGACTGGCGGGACCGGACCGGGTTTCGCATCTTCCAGGAGGCGGTCAAACGGGGCGCGTGGCTGCGAAACCTCGGCGACACCCTCTACTTCATGCCGCCCTATGTGATCACCACGGATGAGATCGACAAACTGACGGACATCGCCCTGGAGGCGACCAAGGCGGTG